One Theropithecus gelada isolate Dixy chromosome 20, Tgel_1.0, whole genome shotgun sequence DNA segment encodes these proteins:
- the FAM92B gene encoding protein FAM92B, whose translation MNIVFSRDSQVRGMDNTVANTEKYFGQFCSLLAAYTRKTARLRDKADQLVKQLIDFANSENPELRATMRGFAEDLAKVQDYRQAQVERLETKVVNPLKLYGAQIKQTRAEIKKFKRVQNREIKQLEKLEKLRQKSPWDRQMISQAETRVQRAAMDSSRTTLQLEETVDAFQRQKLKDLQTFFSNFVTIEMVFHAKALEVYSSAFQTLEKYDLERDLQDFRAKMQGVYGHYNTQPLANTNPSPSVLQSLASQGTLQVQLYRANEDPEHPHANHRRFSLHDWGLRGQSAHCVCGQGGYLMLPGHSF comes from the exons GGACAGCCAGGTGAGGGGGATGGACAATACCGTGGCCAACACCGAGAAGTACTTCGGGCAGTTCTGCTCACTGCTGGCCGCCTACACGCGCAAGACGGCCCGGCTGCGGGACAAGGCAGACCAGCTAGTCAAGCAGCTCATCGACTTTGCCAACTCCGAGAACCCTGAGCTGCGGGCCACCATGAGGGGCTTCGCCGAGGACCTGGCCAAAGTGCAGGATTACCGGCAGGCCCAG GTCGAGAGGCTGGAGACCAAGGTGGTCAACCCCCTGAAGCTCTACGGGGCACAGATCAAGCAGACGCGG GCTGAGATCAAGAAATTCAAACGTGTCCAAAATCGTGAGATCAAACAACTGGAAaagctggagaaactgaggcagaagtcACCCTGGGATCGGCAAATGATC TCCCAG GCGGAGACCAGAGTGCAGAGGGCCGCCATGGACTCCAGCCGCACCACCCTCCAGCTGGAGGAGACAGTGGATGCCTTCCAGAGGCAGAAGCTGAAGGACCTGCAG acttttttttctaattttgtgactATTGAGATGGTTTTCCATGCCAAAGCGTTGGAGGTGTATTCTAGTGCCTTCCAGACCCTGGAGAAGTATGACCTGGAGAGGGATCTACAG GATTTTAGAGCCAAGATGCAAGGAGTTTATGGGCATTACAATACTCAGCCGCTTGCCAACACCAACCCCTCTCCATCTGTTCTTCAGTCTCTCGCCAGCCAG GGAACTCTGCAGGTCCAGCTGTATAGGGCAAATGAAGACCCTGAACATCCTCATGCCAATCATCGCAGGTTTAGTCTCCATGACTGGGGGTTGAGGGGGCAGTCAGCTCACTGTGTGTGTGGGCAGGGTGGGTATCTCATGCTTCCAGGACATTCTTTCTAA